One Jatrophihabitans sp. genomic window carries:
- a CDS encoding class I SAM-dependent methyltransferase → MTDRGYYVEEPWLPVSESLTEWGQDFHALLLNDQLRMRTFRAAIAEVVRPGAVVVDLGTGTGILAQWALEFGAARVYGIDFNAEVLADATERLAAAGYRDRFIPVRGLSYDIELPEQASVILSETLGNLADNESCVPILADARRRFLAPGGVLLPSKVESYLVPVAATDAHRKVAQCQVRGGDESLSVERQLAQLGAASPFDTYYDAVIGWDRHLATPRLAREYQFLEAETDEYEIALSFTARQHGTLTGFKGYFIADLSPSTAMDISGDDIEAGQTSDSWKHCYLPIRLPIEVRPDDRISLRFARKRTGDGFGQSYRWAGEVHRDSDQVGGFEQSSGAGPVLQDA, encoded by the coding sequence ATGACCGATCGCGGGTACTACGTCGAGGAGCCATGGCTGCCGGTGTCGGAGAGCCTGACCGAGTGGGGTCAGGACTTCCATGCCCTGTTGCTCAACGACCAGCTGCGCATGCGGACCTTCCGCGCCGCGATCGCCGAGGTGGTCCGCCCGGGCGCTGTCGTGGTCGATCTGGGCACCGGAACCGGCATCCTCGCGCAGTGGGCGCTGGAGTTCGGCGCCGCCCGGGTGTACGGCATCGACTTCAACGCCGAGGTGCTGGCCGACGCCACCGAGCGGCTGGCCGCGGCCGGCTACCGGGACAGGTTCATCCCGGTCCGCGGGCTGTCCTATGACATCGAGCTTCCCGAGCAGGCTTCGGTGATCCTGTCCGAGACGCTCGGCAACCTCGCCGACAATGAGAGCTGCGTTCCGATCCTCGCCGACGCGCGACGCCGGTTCCTCGCTCCGGGCGGCGTCCTGCTGCCCTCGAAGGTCGAGAGCTACCTGGTTCCGGTGGCAGCCACCGACGCCCACCGCAAGGTGGCGCAGTGTCAGGTCCGGGGCGGGGACGAGTCGCTGTCGGTTGAGCGCCAGCTGGCCCAACTCGGCGCGGCCAGCCCGTTCGACACCTACTACGACGCGGTGATCGGCTGGGACCGGCACCTGGCCACGCCTCGGTTGGCTCGCGAGTACCAGTTCCTCGAGGCAGAGACCGACGAATACGAGATAGCGCTGTCGTTCACCGCCCGCCAGCACGGCACGCTCACCGGGTTCAAGGGCTACTTCATCGCAGACCTCTCCCCGTCGACGGCGATGGACATCTCCGGAGATGACATCGAAGCCGGCCAGACCTCGGACAGCTGGAAACACTGCTACCTGCCGATTCGCCTGCCCATCGAGGTTCGCCCCGATGATCGGATCAGCCTTCGCTTCGCCCGCAAGCGCACCGGCGACGGCTTCGGCCAGTCCTACCGCTGGGCCGGCGAGGTGCACCGGGACTCAGACCAGGTGGGCGGCTTCGAGCAGAGCTCGGGCGCCGGGCCGGTGCTGCAGGACGCCTGA
- a CDS encoding iron-containing redox enzyme family protein, with the protein MTLAIETAPLRSLFLLNRSVPDPAVYARIAEIEQPWIDGLLAELEAETDPVPSRAAWLDLLDAQLQAEAADLGSLAYLAHEASYEEFRTFVLEFGPDGLTEAQNFFPAIARVPIKAQLALMRVLIDEFGCGNLQQSHSYLYIKLLAELGLPTELDQVLEHTSEPTFAFMNAFYWLAQRAPHVEYFLGALAYLEASIPPAFSLLAEGCLRLGIQNGAYYSEHVHIDAFHMKEMQTAIREHEVVHGLDATKVWIGAKLLSRVLGEAVENAVERARSTADAGR; encoded by the coding sequence ATGACCCTCGCGATCGAGACGGCTCCGTTGCGCAGCCTGTTCCTGTTGAACCGCAGCGTCCCCGACCCCGCGGTCTACGCCCGGATCGCCGAGATCGAGCAACCGTGGATCGACGGCTTGCTGGCTGAGCTGGAGGCAGAGACCGACCCGGTCCCCTCGCGCGCCGCTTGGCTGGATCTGCTGGACGCACAGCTCCAGGCTGAAGCCGCGGATCTGGGCAGCCTGGCCTATCTGGCGCACGAGGCCAGCTACGAGGAGTTCCGCACCTTCGTCCTGGAGTTCGGGCCCGACGGCCTCACCGAGGCGCAGAACTTCTTCCCCGCCATCGCGCGGGTTCCGATCAAGGCGCAGTTGGCCCTGATGCGCGTTCTGATCGACGAGTTCGGCTGCGGCAACCTGCAGCAGTCGCACTCCTACCTCTACATCAAGTTGCTTGCCGAACTCGGCCTGCCGACCGAGCTCGACCAAGTGCTGGAGCACACCTCCGAGCCCACCTTCGCCTTCATGAACGCCTTCTACTGGCTCGCCCAGCGGGCGCCGCACGTCGAGTACTTCCTGGGCGCGCTGGCCTACCTGGAGGCGAGCATTCCGCCGGCGTTCTCGCTGCTGGCCGAAGGCTGCCTGCGGCTGGGCATCCAGAACGGCGCCTACTACTCCGAGCACGTGCACATCGACGCCTTCCACATGAAGGAGATGCAGACCGCTATCCGCGAGCACGAGGTGGTGCACGGCCTGGACGCCACCAAGGTCTGGATCGGGGCGAAGCTGCTGTCCCGGGTGCTGGGCGAGGCAGTGGAGAACGCGGTCGAGCGGGCACGGAGCACTGCCGATGCCGGCCGCTGA
- a CDS encoding lantibiotic dehydratase yields MTPAHPMTPSDRIPLGDSAWSIWPDIAVRGAGFPARLALTLRDPSLAAAADAASDDKQAAYQDAYAAAVRRLSQAVRALANDQRFREAIAWQNPALVPACLDKIARGEPRNARGRNHEQAIVSYLQRYTLKNETIGFFGPVGWARADRGVAGLSVRPGAQLLARRTTYFESWGIDELAAAIADQPGMLAWLRPRRDTACQLEGAMVRHPSGDSRELTPLQARLFALADGSRTVAQLSDHLSGDVTDVGDLADVPAALIELDRLGLVMLAPIGPIEAYPERTLAAQLELITDPQVRASALVPLTELVAARDAVAAASGDAEAVLAATEALRELFVEHTGQSGVRRPGTSYAGRTLLYQDAVRDARIEIGAAVLDALSGPLALVLDSARWLLQQFALTYREVFSQLYQAERERTGEDELPLATLLRLAAPVLFSVGRTPAEPVEQILREFQRRWREVLATDAEGGRQQTGHQQTGHQQVRRQQVSHAGISASAAAAFAVTDEPTWSTAIHHSPDVMLAAGSAQAVADGDFLLVLGELHMSVNTLEGRLFVEQHDDPERLLAWAEADHAGRRIYAIPTKNSMMVSSRGAPPSALLSPDWTYWSRSEWVDSAWPPAPVLAAADLAVTSSTLAVTSSTAHPGSSGLVVRSRSTGVEYDLLEVLSEFLAGAAINAFRPMSIQGRQPRVTIDRLVLSRESWRLPVSEAGWVWAKDESERYLLARRWRASCGLPERCFLSVPVEDKPTAVDFSSLALVNLLTKLIRRTAEADPAATIRLTEMLPDLDQLWLVDAADERYSCEFRMVAVDGAR; encoded by the coding sequence ATGACCCCGGCGCACCCGATGACCCCGTCGGACCGGATTCCGCTCGGCGACTCGGCCTGGAGCATCTGGCCTGACATCGCGGTGCGCGGCGCCGGCTTTCCGGCGCGGCTGGCGCTGACGCTGCGCGATCCCTCGCTGGCCGCCGCGGCCGACGCTGCCTCCGACGACAAGCAGGCCGCATACCAGGACGCCTACGCCGCGGCGGTCCGGCGGCTGTCCCAAGCTGTCCGGGCGCTGGCCAATGATCAGCGGTTCCGCGAGGCGATCGCCTGGCAGAACCCGGCGCTGGTGCCGGCCTGCCTGGACAAGATCGCACGCGGTGAGCCGCGCAACGCGCGCGGGCGCAACCACGAGCAGGCGATCGTCAGCTACCTGCAGCGCTACACGTTGAAGAACGAGACCATCGGGTTCTTCGGCCCGGTCGGCTGGGCCAGGGCAGACCGCGGCGTCGCCGGGTTGTCCGTCCGTCCGGGGGCTCAGCTGCTGGCGCGCCGCACCACCTACTTCGAGAGCTGGGGAATCGACGAGCTGGCGGCCGCGATCGCCGACCAGCCGGGCATGCTGGCGTGGTTGCGGCCGCGCCGGGACACCGCCTGCCAGCTCGAAGGCGCCATGGTTCGCCACCCGAGCGGGGACAGCCGGGAGCTGACACCACTGCAGGCGCGGCTGTTCGCGCTGGCCGACGGCAGCCGGACGGTCGCGCAGTTGAGCGACCATCTGAGCGGTGACGTGACGGACGTGGGTGACTTGGCGGACGTGCCGGCGGCTCTGATCGAGCTCGACCGGCTAGGCCTGGTCATGCTGGCGCCGATCGGGCCGATCGAGGCCTACCCCGAGCGCACCCTGGCGGCTCAGCTCGAGCTGATCACCGATCCGCAGGTGCGCGCGAGCGCCTTAGTGCCATTGACAGAACTGGTCGCCGCCCGGGACGCGGTGGCGGCGGCCTCCGGTGACGCCGAGGCCGTGCTGGCCGCGACCGAGGCCCTACGCGAGCTGTTCGTCGAGCACACCGGGCAGTCCGGCGTCCGCAGGCCGGGCACCAGCTACGCCGGACGCACCCTGCTGTACCAGGACGCCGTGCGCGACGCCCGGATCGAGATCGGCGCGGCGGTGCTGGACGCGCTGTCCGGCCCCTTGGCGCTCGTGCTGGACAGCGCTCGGTGGCTGTTGCAGCAGTTCGCGCTCACCTACCGAGAGGTGTTCTCCCAGCTCTACCAGGCTGAACGCGAACGGACCGGCGAGGACGAGTTGCCGCTGGCCACCTTGCTCAGGCTGGCCGCGCCGGTGCTGTTCAGCGTCGGCCGCACACCTGCCGAGCCGGTCGAGCAGATCCTGCGGGAGTTCCAGCGCCGCTGGCGCGAGGTGCTCGCGACGGACGCCGAAGGCGGGCGCCAGCAGACCGGCCACCAGCAGACCGGCCACCAGCAGGTCAGGCGCCAGCAGGTCAGTCACGCCGGGATCTCGGCTTCGGCGGCAGCGGCGTTCGCCGTCACCGACGAGCCGACCTGGAGCACCGCGATCCACCACAGCCCGGACGTGATGCTGGCCGCCGGCAGCGCGCAGGCGGTGGCCGACGGGGACTTCCTGCTGGTGCTGGGTGAGCTGCACATGTCGGTCAACACCCTGGAGGGCAGGCTGTTCGTCGAGCAGCACGATGATCCGGAGCGGTTGCTGGCCTGGGCTGAGGCCGATCACGCCGGCCGGCGGATCTACGCCATCCCCACGAAGAACTCGATGATGGTCTCCTCGCGTGGCGCGCCGCCCTCGGCGTTGCTGTCCCCGGACTGGACGTACTGGTCGCGGTCGGAGTGGGTGGACTCGGCCTGGCCCCCGGCCCCGGTGCTGGCCGCGGCTGATCTGGCCGTCACCTCGTCAACTCTGGCCGTCACCTCGTCAACGGCTCACCCCGGATCATCGGGACTGGTGGTGCGGTCACGGAGCACGGGCGTGGAATATGACCTGCTCGAAGTGCTCAGCGAGTTCCTGGCCGGCGCGGCGATCAACGCGTTCCGGCCGATGTCGATCCAGGGGCGCCAGCCACGGGTGACGATCGACCGGTTGGTGCTGAGCCGGGAGTCGTGGCGGCTGCCGGTGTCCGAGGCCGGCTGGGTGTGGGCGAAGGACGAGAGCGAGCGATATCTGCTGGCGCGGCGCTGGCGGGCATCGTGCGGCCTGCCCGAGCGCTGCTTTCTCAGCGTGCCGGTCGAGGACAAGCCCACGGCGGTCGACTTCAGCAGCCTGGCGCTGGTGAACCTGCTGACCAAGCTGATCCGGCGCACCGCCGAGGCCGACCCTGCGGCGACGATCCGGTTGACCGAGATGTTGCCCGACCTGGATCAGTTGTGGCTGGTCGATGCCGCCGACGAGCGCTACAGCTGCGAGTTCCGGATGGTCGCCGTCGACGGCGCGCGGTGA
- a CDS encoding TauD/TfdA family dioxygenase, protein MDQFTLAAAQRLTTRPPENYQHISVHSLTPVIGAEVSGIDLSQRLSEEQLAEVKHAFGTHHVLVFRDQLLSPEDHKRFAAHFGELRRQQRAEGDDRDPEILDIRADQDSTFVDGNDWHTDGTADAEPSLGSMLYLTKPPAIGSGGDTMFANMHLAYEMLSPTMRGFLDGLTAVHDGLVPWQGHQPPADYVVPKSEHPVVVRHPDTGRKLLFVNPGFTTHITQLSAEESRALLDLLFGLVATKPLLSCRVRWAPNTLVFWDNRCTQHHAIWDYYPHARYGQRVSINGARPTA, encoded by the coding sequence ATGGACCAATTCACCCTCGCCGCGGCGCAGCGGTTGACCACCCGCCCGCCTGAGAATTATCAGCACATCTCGGTGCACTCGCTGACGCCGGTGATCGGCGCCGAGGTGTCAGGAATCGACCTGTCCCAGAGACTGTCCGAGGAGCAGCTGGCGGAGGTGAAGCACGCCTTCGGAACCCATCACGTGCTGGTGTTTCGCGACCAGCTCCTGAGCCCTGAGGACCACAAGCGGTTCGCCGCCCACTTCGGCGAGCTGCGCCGGCAGCAGCGCGCCGAGGGCGACGACCGCGACCCGGAGATCCTGGACATCAGGGCCGACCAGGACTCCACCTTCGTCGACGGCAACGACTGGCACACCGACGGCACCGCCGACGCCGAGCCGTCCCTGGGTTCGATGCTCTACCTCACCAAACCACCGGCCATCGGCAGCGGCGGCGACACCATGTTCGCCAACATGCACCTGGCCTACGAGATGCTGTCGCCGACCATGCGCGGCTTTCTGGACGGCTTGACCGCGGTGCACGACGGGCTGGTGCCGTGGCAGGGACACCAGCCGCCGGCGGACTACGTCGTCCCCAAGAGCGAGCACCCGGTGGTCGTGCGCCATCCCGACACCGGCCGCAAGTTGCTATTCGTCAATCCCGGGTTCACCACGCACATCACGCAGCTGTCCGCCGAGGAGAGCAGGGCGCTGCTGGATCTGCTGTTCGGCCTGGTCGCCACCAAGCCGCTGCTGAGCTGCCGGGTCCGCTGGGCTCCCAACACCCTGGTGTTCTGGGACAACCGCTGCACCCAGCACCACGCGATCTGGGACTACTACCCGCATGCCCGCTACGGCCAGCGGGTGTCGATCAACGGCGCCCGCCCCACCGCCTGA
- a CDS encoding Rieske (2Fe-2S) protein, which produces MPAAEQPTTQALPDEKVLVTAGERRFVIDEACPHRKGRLVFAHVNANTLRITCPLHRSTYDLTDGHQISGPAASCALNVEEVR; this is translated from the coding sequence ATGCCGGCCGCTGAGCAGCCGACGACGCAGGCACTGCCCGACGAGAAGGTGCTGGTCACGGCGGGCGAGCGCAGGTTCGTCATCGACGAGGCCTGCCCGCACCGCAAAGGCCGGCTGGTCTTCGCCCATGTCAACGCGAACACGCTGCGGATCACCTGCCCGCTGCACCGTTCCACCTATGACCTGACCGACGGCCACCAGATCTCTGGACCGGCCGCATCCTGCGCTTTGAACGTGGAAGAGGTCCGATGA